The following DNA comes from Chryseobacterium gallinarum.
AGCTTTTCGGAGGCATTGTAAAACGTTTTGAAATGAAAGCACCTGATTATACCATCGATTGGGTGTCTGTAAAAAAACTGGTCAGTGATAAAACCAAAATGATCATTCTCAATAATCCTAACAATCCTTCAGGAAGGATTTTGAAAGAAAGTGACATTCAGGAAATGATCCAATTGGTAAAAGGAACTTCTATTCTTATTTTAAGTGATGAAGTATATGAAAATATTGTTTTTGACGGGAAAGAACACCTGAGCATTTGCAAATATCCCGAGCTTAAGGAGAGAAGCCTTCTTGTAGCTTCTTTCGGGAAACTTTTTCATGTGACAGGATGGAAAGTGGGCTATTGTGCCGCCCCCAAAAATTTAACGGCTGAATTCAGGAAGGTCCACCAGTTTAATGTTTTTTGTGTAAATACTCCCATTCAGCTTGCCCTGGCAGAATATATGAAGAATGAAGACCACTATAATCACCTTAATCAGTTTTTCCAGGAAAAAAGGGACTTTCTGAGAAAAGGGCTTTCCGGAACTTCTTTTGAGCTGCTGGATTGCGAAGGAACCTATTTCCAGGCAGTGAAATACACGGCTATTTCAGAAAAGAATGATTTTGATTTTGCAACGGAGCTTACTGTACAGCATAAAGTAGCTACCGTTCCTTTTTCATCTTTTTACAAAAATAAAGTCAACGAAAATGTG
Coding sequences within:
- a CDS encoding methionine aminotransferase, which translates into the protein MIQLPLSKLSNVGTTIFSQMTQLANENEAINLSQGFPDFMPDMELLNHVDHFIRKGFNQYAPLGGMIGLKEEIARKIENSHKATYHPDSEITVTAGGTQAIFTAIAAFIKKDDEVIIFEPAYDCYEPTVELFGGIVKRFEMKAPDYTIDWVSVKKLVSDKTKMIILNNPNNPSGRILKESDIQEMIQLVKGTSILILSDEVYENIVFDGKEHLSICKYPELKERSLLVASFGKLFHVTGWKVGYCAAPKNLTAEFRKVHQFNVFCVNTPIQLALAEYMKNEDHYNHLNQFFQEKRDFLRKGLSGTSFELLDCEGTYFQAVKYTAISEKNDFDFATELTVQHKVATVPFSSFYKNKVNENVIRLCFAKKQETLEKAIENLSKV